A genomic window from Candidatus Andeanibacterium colombiense includes:
- a CDS encoding 5-(carboxyamino)imidazole ribonucleotide synthase, whose product MLRPGSTIGILGGGQLGRMMAVAAAQLGYKCHIYSPEEHSVAAEVSEASTCAGWYDSDRLTRFARGCDAITWEFENVPVAPLAAIELKLAPHPRALEVAQDRLSEKRFVEDLGGTPAPFAEVDSEDDLRDAFERIGLPGILKTRREGYDGKGQWRFESERDAEGLTLHQGGFIYEGLVHFEGEFSVILVRGADGELRFWDSAENVHASGILATSRLPASDFIAAQVPEARRLAAQVAEALDYVGVLTLEFFATRDGPVFNEMAPRVHNSGHWTIEGAETSQFENHIRAVAGLPLGDTAVTGSRIVMTNLIGGDGSDPAAILADPAAHLHLYGKAEAREGRKMGHVTKVIR is encoded by the coding sequence ATGCTTCGACCCGGCAGCACGATCGGCATTTTGGGCGGCGGCCAGCTTGGCCGGATGATGGCGGTCGCGGCTGCCCAGCTCGGCTATAAATGCCACATCTATTCGCCCGAGGAACACAGCGTCGCGGCCGAGGTGAGCGAAGCCTCGACCTGCGCCGGCTGGTACGATTCGGACCGGCTTACCCGCTTCGCGCGCGGCTGCGACGCGATCACCTGGGAATTCGAGAACGTGCCGGTCGCCCCGCTCGCGGCGATCGAGCTCAAGCTCGCGCCGCATCCGCGCGCGCTGGAAGTGGCGCAAGACCGGCTTTCCGAAAAACGCTTCGTCGAGGATCTCGGCGGCACGCCCGCGCCTTTCGCCGAAGTCGATTCAGAAGACGATCTCCGTGACGCGTTCGAGCGGATCGGCTTGCCCGGCATTCTCAAGACCCGCCGCGAAGGCTATGACGGCAAGGGCCAGTGGCGCTTCGAGAGCGAGCGCGACGCCGAAGGGCTGACGCTGCACCAGGGCGGCTTCATCTATGAAGGGCTGGTCCATTTCGAAGGCGAGTTCTCGGTGATCCTGGTCCGCGGCGCCGATGGCGAGTTGCGTTTCTGGGACAGCGCCGAGAACGTCCACGCAAGCGGCATCCTCGCGACCTCGCGCCTGCCGGCATCCGATTTCATCGCGGCGCAGGTGCCCGAAGCCCGCAGGCTGGCGGCGCAGGTCGCCGAAGCGCTCGACTATGTCGGGGTGCTGACGCTTGAATTCTTCGCGACCAGGGACGGCCCGGTGTTCAACGAAATGGCCCCGCGGGTCCATAATTCGGGCCATTGGACGATCGAAGGCGCCGAGACGAGCCAGTTCGAAAATCACATCCGTGCGGTCGCCGGCCTGCCGCTGGGCGACACTGCGGTGACCGGCAGCAGGATCGTGATGACCAATCTGATCGGCGGCGATGGTTCCGATCCCGCCGCGATCCTCGCCGATCCTGCCGCCCATCTCCATCTCTACGGCAAGGCCGAAGCGCGCGAGGGGCGTAAGATGGGCCATGTCACGAAAGTAATCCGATGA
- a CDS encoding DUF3035 domain-containing protein: MRQVPRKTILSAALLMAGGAMLSGCAGGSLFNRGQPDEFAVQRQAPLVVPPDFSLVPPSPGAPRPAEGTASQQALDAMFGGTAPRSSVETSALDRAGTADPGIRSDVGDPQTNTVDKASVTRAIVSAPQGDGREAQAVIPSAGGATTPAT, encoded by the coding sequence ATGCGCCAAGTACCGCGTAAGACGATCCTTTCCGCAGCCCTGCTGATGGCCGGCGGCGCGATGCTTTCCGGCTGCGCCGGCGGCAGCCTGTTCAACCGCGGTCAGCCCGACGAATTCGCGGTGCAGCGCCAGGCGCCACTGGTGGTCCCGCCCGATTTCAGCCTGGTTCCCCCGTCTCCGGGCGCGCCGCGCCCGGCCGAAGGCACCGCCAGCCAGCAGGCGCTCGATGCGATGTTCGGCGGCACGGCCCCACGCTCCAGTGTCGAAACCAGCGCGCTCGACCGTGCCGGAACGGCCGACCCGGGCATCCGCTCCGACGTCGGCGACCCGCAGACCAACACGGTCGACAAGGCTTCGGTCACCCGCGCGATCGTCTCCGCCCCGCAGGGCGACGGACGTGAAGCGCAGGCGGTTATCCCGAGTGCCGGCGGAGCGACGACGCCCGCCACCTGA
- the gpmA gene encoding 2,3-diphosphoglycerate-dependent phosphoglycerate mutase gives MPSLILVRHGQSQWNLENRFTGWWDVDLTAKGETEARAAGDLLAAKGLLPTAAFTSLQTRAIRTLHLALENCQRLWIPETKDWRLNERHYGGLTGLDKAETAAKHGDEQVRIWRRSFDIPPPAMEAGGPYDLAADARYAGIAIPSTESLKDTIARVLPYYESAIVPVLNAGETVLIAAHGNSLRALVKYLSNIPDDAITELEIPTGQPIVYDFDGDMVPGERHYLKDR, from the coding sequence TTGCCAAGCCTGATCCTAGTTCGCCACGGCCAGAGCCAGTGGAACCTGGAGAACCGTTTCACCGGCTGGTGGGATGTCGACCTGACCGCGAAGGGCGAAACCGAAGCGCGCGCCGCCGGCGATCTGCTCGCGGCCAAGGGTCTGCTGCCGACCGCGGCCTTCACCTCGCTCCAGACCCGCGCGATCCGCACGCTCCATCTCGCGCTGGAAAACTGCCAGCGGTTGTGGATTCCAGAGACCAAGGACTGGCGCCTGAACGAGCGGCACTATGGCGGGCTGACTGGGCTCGACAAGGCCGAGACCGCGGCCAAACACGGCGACGAGCAGGTCAGGATCTGGCGCCGCAGCTTCGACATTCCGCCGCCGGCGATGGAGGCGGGCGGGCCTTATGACCTGGCGGCCGACGCCCGCTATGCCGGAATCGCGATCCCTTCGACCGAAAGCCTCAAGGACACGATCGCGCGGGTGCTGCCCTATTACGAAAGCGCGATCGTGCCGGTGCTGAACGCGGGCGAGACGGTGCTGATCGCCGCGCACGGCAATTCGCTGCGCGCTTTGGTGAAGTATCTCTCGAACATTCCCGACGACGCGATCACCGAGCTCGAAATTCCCACCGGCCAGCCGATCGTCTATGACTTCGACGGGGACATGGTGCCGGGCGAACGGCATTATCTGAAGGATCGCTAG
- a CDS encoding glycerophosphodiester phosphodiesterase family protein translates to MKIWLLRAGTVLALGFLALTFVNASWLAAAPRGSVRQIAHRAVAPYFDPADVAPGGCAAAKIEAPIHPYIEDTVASAIQARRMAAILTEIDVSPTADGRIVAFPDPELDCRTEGKGPVRAKTLAELQKLDVGYGYTADGGRSFPLRGTGVGAMPTLDQVTRALPTNAILFNFVSDQPGDAKLLIAALKAAGRDVAGLGDGFHGTPAQVALIRAQYPEAWVWSDQSAEDCHSGYVLYGWTGITPAACAGGTLIVPIDRQWEIWGWPNRTSARMAKAGARIVVAGPQGSTITGLSLPEQIGEIPSSFTGYLWVDDLWNVGPALHSSIDRRNGHQIDQAEKALAARRAKQ, encoded by the coding sequence ATGAAAATCTGGTTGTTGCGAGCCGGCACGGTGCTGGCGCTCGGGTTCCTCGCACTTACCTTCGTCAACGCGAGCTGGCTCGCCGCCGCTCCGCGCGGGTCGGTGCGGCAGATCGCGCACCGCGCGGTGGCGCCCTATTTCGATCCGGCCGATGTCGCGCCTGGCGGCTGCGCCGCGGCAAAGATCGAGGCGCCGATCCATCCCTATATCGAGGATACGGTCGCTTCGGCGATTCAGGCGCGGCGGATGGCGGCGATCCTGACGGAGATCGACGTCAGCCCGACCGCCGACGGCCGGATCGTCGCCTTCCCCGATCCGGAGCTCGATTGCCGCACCGAGGGCAAGGGCCCGGTGCGGGCCAAGACGCTGGCCGAATTGCAGAAGCTCGACGTCGGCTATGGCTACACCGCCGACGGCGGCAGGAGCTTCCCGCTGCGCGGCACTGGTGTGGGCGCGATGCCCACTCTCGACCAGGTGACCAGGGCACTACCCACCAATGCGATCCTGTTCAACTTCGTCTCGGACCAGCCGGGCGACGCGAAATTGCTGATCGCGGCGCTGAAGGCCGCCGGGCGCGATGTCGCGGGGCTGGGAGACGGGTTCCACGGCACACCGGCGCAGGTCGCGCTAATTCGCGCGCAATATCCCGAAGCCTGGGTCTGGAGCGACCAGTCGGCCGAGGACTGCCATAGCGGCTATGTGCTCTACGGCTGGACCGGAATCACCCCTGCCGCCTGCGCGGGCGGCACGCTGATCGTGCCGATCGACCGCCAGTGGGAGATCTGGGGCTGGCCCAACCGCACCAGTGCGCGGATGGCCAAGGCCGGTGCGCGGATCGTGGTCGCTGGACCGCAAGGATCAACGATAACCGGGCTCAGCCTGCCCGAGCAGATCGGCGAGATTCCGTCGAGCTTCACCGGCTATCTGTGGGTCGACGATCTGTGGAACGTCGGCCCGGCGCTGCATTCCTCGATCGACCGCCGCAACGGCCACCAGATCGATCAGGCCGAGAAGGCCCTCGCCGCGAGACGCGCCAAGCAATAG
- the purE gene encoding 5-(carboxyamino)imidazole ribonucleotide mutase, translating to MGAKIAIVMGSQSDWPTMQRAASVLDELGVAYEARIVSAHRTPKRMFDFAQGAAGEGFEVIIAGAGGAAHLPGMVASLTHLPVLGVPVQSKALSGQDSLLSIVQMPAGVPVGTLAIGDAGATNAGILAASILALSDPALSERVKAFRAANTAAVADTPAS from the coding sequence ATGGGGGCAAAAATCGCAATCGTCATGGGCAGCCAGTCCGACTGGCCGACCATGCAGCGCGCGGCCAGCGTGCTCGACGAACTCGGCGTCGCCTATGAGGCGCGGATCGTTTCGGCGCACCGCACGCCGAAGCGGATGTTCGACTTCGCGCAAGGCGCGGCCGGCGAGGGCTTCGAAGTGATCATCGCCGGGGCCGGCGGCGCGGCGCATCTGCCGGGCATGGTCGCTTCGCTGACCCATCTGCCGGTGCTGGGCGTGCCGGTACAGTCCAAGGCGCTGTCGGGGCAGGACAGCCTGCTATCGATCGTCCAGATGCCCGCCGGGGTCCCGGTCGGCACGCTCGCGATCGGCGATGCCGGCGCAACCAATGCCGGCATCCTCGCCGCCTCGATCCTCGCCCTGTCCGATCCGGCACTGAGCGAACGGGTCAAGGCGTTCCGCGCGGCCAACACTGCCGCGGTGGCGGACACCCCCGCAAGCTGA
- the ileS gene encoding isoleucine--tRNA ligase: MSEKPDYRATVFLPKTDFPMKAGLPQKEPGILAQWQQDDIYRQLRDARRGREKFILHDGPPYANGDMHIGHALNHILKDMVVRTQTLLGKDAPYVPGWDCHGLPIEWKVEEEYRKKKLNKDEVPAKEFRAECRAYAQHWVNTQREQLKRLGINGDWDNPYLTMDFQAEATIVSELLKFAESDQLYRGAKPVMWSPVEKTALAEAEVEYEDIVSTQIDVAFEITDSPIKELVGAYAVIWTTTPWTIPVNQALAYGPEVEYALLRVSGTVSEVQTEHAVDHSALGKWEGYQFLVANDQALIDGLTARIGKLLSSDHAPHQASPIFVQEWEGKGSDLAGTVARHPMHHLGGFFAEPRPFLAGDFVTTESGTGLVHMAPDHGEDDFELCKAHGIEPKFAVEADGKYRADWLWLPGQGSVINPKFNAPDGPICSDLKSAGGLLAASTDYKHSYPHSWRSKAKVIYRCTPQWFVPMDRPVARLEFPVAPGGTMEGAIAQAVSGPTGSLRDLALTAIAETRFVPEKGRNRIGAMVEGRPDWVLSRQRAWGVPITLFVDRKSGQYLVDPEVNARIIAAVREQGVDAWDEDNAQALLGPKYKLEDYERIPDILDVWFDSGCTHVFTLESGRWPDLQWPADLYLEGSDQHRGWFQSSLLESCATRGRAPYNAVLTHGFTMDQKGMKMSKSLGNTVSPLKVMEQYGADIIRLWALSVDYTEDHRIGDEILKGVADQYRKLRNTFRYLLGALEGFDESERVPVEEMPELEQYMLALLRDLDNGLRVATDNFDFNAYTRALTDFCNEDLSAFFFDIRKDSLYCDAPSDPKRRAYRTVLDTLFHALIRYAAPVLVFTAEEVWQSRYPGSASVHLSEWPELPEAHADMHKWGQLRGVRQRVNEAIEPLRREKVVGSGLEAEVSIPAATPAADFSELFITSAVTQVPGDEIGVTKSPKHKCGRCWRHLPEVVEDGDLCSRCDNVVGAMDTPV; encoded by the coding sequence ATGAGCGAAAAGCCCGACTACAGAGCCACCGTCTTCCTGCCGAAGACCGATTTCCCGATGAAGGCCGGACTCCCGCAGAAGGAGCCCGGAATTCTCGCGCAGTGGCAGCAGGACGATATCTACCGCCAGCTGCGCGACGCGCGGCGCGGGCGCGAAAAATTCATCCTGCATGACGGCCCGCCCTATGCGAATGGCGACATGCATATCGGCCATGCGCTGAACCACATTCTCAAGGACATGGTGGTTCGCACCCAGACCTTGCTGGGCAAGGACGCGCCCTATGTGCCGGGCTGGGACTGCCACGGCCTGCCGATCGAATGGAAGGTCGAGGAGGAATACCGCAAGAAGAAGCTCAACAAGGACGAGGTTCCGGCGAAGGAATTCCGCGCCGAATGCCGCGCCTATGCGCAGCACTGGGTGAACACCCAGCGCGAGCAGTTGAAGCGCCTCGGGATCAATGGCGACTGGGACAATCCATACCTGACGATGGACTTTCAGGCCGAGGCGACGATCGTTTCGGAGCTTCTGAAGTTCGCCGAAAGCGACCAGCTCTATCGCGGCGCCAAGCCGGTGATGTGGAGCCCGGTCGAAAAGACCGCGCTGGCCGAGGCGGAAGTCGAATACGAGGATATCGTCTCGACCCAGATCGACGTGGCGTTCGAGATCACCGACTCGCCGATCAAGGAACTGGTCGGCGCCTATGCGGTGATCTGGACCACGACGCCGTGGACGATCCCGGTGAATCAGGCTTTGGCTTATGGGCCGGAGGTCGAGTATGCTCTGCTTCGCGTATCGGGCACGGTTTCGGAGGTTCAAACTGAACATGCTGTCGATCATTCCGCTCTCGGAAAGTGGGAAGGTTACCAGTTTTTGGTCGCGAATGACCAAGCCCTAATTGACGGCCTGACAGCACGGATTGGAAAACTACTTTCGTCAGATCACGCCCCTCACCAAGCATCGCCAATCTTCGTCCAGGAGTGGGAAGGCAAAGGCTCAGACCTCGCCGGAACCGTCGCCCGCCACCCGATGCACCACCTTGGCGGGTTCTTCGCCGAGCCGCGTCCGTTCCTTGCCGGCGACTTCGTCACCACCGAGAGCGGCACCGGGCTGGTGCATATGGCACCCGACCACGGCGAGGACGATTTCGAGCTGTGCAAGGCGCATGGGATCGAACCCAAGTTCGCGGTCGAGGCCGATGGCAAGTACCGCGCCGACTGGCTGTGGCTGCCGGGCCAGGGATCGGTGATCAATCCCAAATTCAACGCGCCGGACGGACCGATCTGCAGCGACCTCAAGTCCGCTGGAGGTCTGCTCGCGGCGTCCACAGATTATAAACATAGCTATCCACATAGCTGGCGCTCGAAGGCCAAAGTCATCTACCGCTGCACTCCGCAGTGGTTCGTGCCGATGGACCGCCCGGTCGCGCGGCTGGAGTTCCCCGTGGCGCCGGGCGGAACGATGGAAGGCGCGATCGCGCAGGCGGTTTCGGGTCCGACCGGATCCCTGCGGGATCTCGCGCTGACCGCGATCGCCGAAACCCGCTTCGTGCCCGAAAAGGGCCGCAACCGGATCGGGGCGATGGTCGAAGGGCGGCCCGATTGGGTGCTCAGCCGCCAGCGCGCCTGGGGTGTGCCGATCACCTTGTTCGTCGATCGCAAGAGCGGCCAGTATCTGGTCGATCCCGAGGTCAACGCCCGGATCATCGCCGCGGTGCGCGAGCAGGGCGTCGATGCGTGGGACGAGGACAATGCGCAGGCGCTGCTCGGCCCCAAATACAAGCTCGAAGACTACGAGCGCATCCCCGACATTCTCGACGTGTGGTTCGATTCGGGCTGCACCCATGTGTTCACGCTCGAAAGCGGCCGCTGGCCCGATCTGCAGTGGCCGGCCGATCTCTACCTCGAAGGCAGCGACCAGCATCGCGGCTGGTTCCAGTCCTCGCTGCTCGAAAGCTGCGCCACCCGCGGGCGGGCGCCCTATAATGCGGTGCTGACCCACGGCTTCACGATGGATCAGAAGGGCATGAAGATGTCCAAGAGCCTCGGCAACACCGTCAGCCCGCTGAAAGTGATGGAGCAATACGGCGCGGACATCATCCGCCTGTGGGCGCTCTCGGTCGATTACACCGAGGATCACCGCATCGGCGACGAGATCCTCAAGGGCGTCGCCGACCAGTACCGCAAGCTCCGCAACACCTTCCGCTACCTGCTCGGCGCGCTCGAAGGCTTCGACGAGAGCGAGCGGGTGCCGGTCGAGGAAATGCCCGAGCTCGAGCAGTACATGCTCGCGCTGCTGCGCGATCTCGACAATGGGTTGCGCGTCGCGACCGACAATTTCGACTTCAACGCCTATACCCGCGCGCTGACCGACTTCTGCAACGAAGACCTCTCGGCATTCTTCTTCGATATCCGCAAGGACAGCCTCTATTGCGACGCGCCTTCGGATCCTAAGCGCCGCGCCTATCGCACGGTGCTGGATACGCTGTTTCACGCGCTGATCCGCTATGCCGCCCCCGTGCTGGTGTTTACGGCCGAGGAAGTTTGGCAGAGCCGCTATCCCGGTTCGGCCAGCGTCCATCTGAGCGAATGGCCCGAGCTGCCCGAAGCCCATGCCGACATGCACAAGTGGGGCCAGCTGCGCGGCGTACGCCAGCGGGTCAACGAGGCGATCGAGCCGCTGCGGCGCGAGAAGGTGGTCGGTTCGGGCCTCGAGGCGGAAGTCTCGATCCCGGCAGCCACGCCCGCGGCCGATTTCTCCGAACTGTTCATCACCTCTGCGGTCACGCAGGTGCCGGGTGACGAGATCGGCGTGACCAAGTCCCCCAAGCACAAATGCGGCCGTTGCTGGCGTCACCTGCCCGAAGTGGTGGAAGACGGGGACCTCTGTTCACGCTGCGACAATGTTGTCGGCGCCATGGACACGCCCGTATGA
- a CDS encoding hemolysin family protein — protein sequence MAPFPWDKLAIIAALILVNGVFSLSEMAIVSARPAQLRVLAERGSKGAKTALALAADPGKFLSTVQIGITLVGIIAGAYSGAALGGPLGDRFAALGVPVQYAEEAGFAAVIALTTYFSLVVGELVPKQAGLRIAVPVALAMSRPMALIAKIAAPFVWVLDTSSATILRLIGVRHRGEHGLTAEELQMVFADATRSGAIEEDERAIMAGIMKLANRPVRELMTPRTELHWIDKDAGVDEIRAEIAASPHSLMPVADGSPDKILGIAKVRDLLAAMLAGDTVDLAVLAIKPEVIPDQLDSMDALRILQQSGVGMAMVHDEYGHLEGVVTPADLLMALVGTFVSHQDEGDSPQLVERVDGSLLVAGSLPADQLAERLGIELPEDREFATAAGYALSVLKRLPQEGEYFDAQGWRFEVVDMDGLRIDKLLVSELTNHDSANEI from the coding sequence GTGGCACCTTTCCCGTGGGACAAATTGGCGATCATCGCGGCGTTGATCCTCGTCAACGGCGTCTTCTCGCTGTCCGAGATGGCGATCGTCTCCGCGCGGCCCGCGCAGCTGCGGGTGCTGGCCGAACGCGGCAGCAAGGGCGCAAAGACCGCGCTGGCGCTGGCGGCCGATCCGGGCAAGTTCCTCTCGACCGTGCAGATCGGGATCACTTTGGTCGGGATCATCGCCGGTGCCTATTCGGGTGCGGCGCTGGGCGGCCCGCTCGGCGATCGCTTCGCCGCGCTGGGCGTCCCGGTGCAATATGCCGAGGAAGCGGGGTTCGCCGCGGTGATCGCGCTGACGACCTATTTCAGCCTGGTGGTGGGCGAACTGGTGCCGAAGCAGGCGGGGCTGCGGATCGCGGTGCCGGTCGCACTGGCGATGTCGCGGCCGATGGCGCTGATCGCGAAGATCGCCGCGCCGTTCGTGTGGGTGCTCGATACGTCCTCGGCCACGATCCTGCGCCTGATCGGCGTGCGCCATCGCGGCGAACACGGGCTGACCGCGGAAGAATTGCAGATGGTTTTCGCCGACGCGACCCGTTCGGGCGCGATCGAGGAGGACGAGCGGGCGATCATGGCCGGGATCATGAAGCTCGCGAACCGCCCGGTGCGCGAATTGATGACCCCGCGCACCGAACTCCACTGGATCGACAAGGATGCGGGGGTGGACGAGATCCGCGCCGAGATCGCCGCTTCGCCGCATTCGCTGATGCCGGTCGCCGATGGCTCCCCCGACAAGATCCTCGGCATCGCGAAGGTGCGCGATCTGCTGGCGGCGATGCTGGCGGGCGACACGGTCGATCTCGCCGTGCTCGCGATCAAGCCCGAAGTGATCCCGGACCAGCTCGATTCGATGGATGCGCTGCGGATCCTCCAGCAGTCGGGCGTCGGCATGGCGATGGTGCATGACGAATACGGCCATCTCGAAGGCGTGGTGACCCCGGCCGATCTGCTGATGGCGCTGGTCGGCACCTTCGTCAGCCACCAGGACGAAGGCGATTCGCCGCAGCTGGTCGAACGGGTGGACGGGTCGCTGCTGGTGGCGGGTTCGCTGCCGGCCGACCAGCTGGCCGAGCGGCTCGGGATCGAACTGCCGGAAGACCGCGAATTCGCGACCGCCGCCGGCTATGCGCTGTCGGTGCTCAAGCGCCTGCCGCAGGAAGGTGAGTATTTCGACGCCCAGGGCTGGCGGTTCGAAGTGGTCGATATGGACGGGCTGCGGATCGACAAATTGTTGGTGAGCGAACTCACCAACCACGATTCCGCGAACGAGATCTAG
- a CDS encoding dihydrofolate reductase, producing the protein MSREVIFVVARARDGTIAANGDVPWKISADLRRFKALTLGTPMIMGRKTFESLPGLLPGRRHIVLTRDRDWQAAGAEVAHSVEQALEIAGSGNISVIGGAEIFAWFEEYATRFELTEIHEDTHGDVFMPPPEPHWLEVAREEFPAADGWPAYAFVTLERIER; encoded by the coding sequence ATGAGCCGCGAAGTCATTTTCGTCGTCGCCCGAGCCCGCGACGGGACCATCGCCGCCAACGGCGACGTACCGTGGAAGATCTCGGCCGATCTCCGGCGCTTCAAGGCGCTGACGCTGGGCACACCGATGATCATGGGCCGCAAGACCTTCGAGAGCCTGCCCGGGCTGCTGCCCGGCCGCCGCCACATCGTGCTGACTCGCGACCGCGATTGGCAAGCCGCAGGCGCCGAAGTCGCCCATTCGGTCGAGCAGGCACTGGAGATCGCCGGAAGCGGCAACATTTCGGTGATCGGCGGCGCGGAAATCTTCGCGTGGTTCGAGGAATATGCGACCCGCTTCGAACTGACCGAGATCCACGAGGACACGCATGGCGACGTGTTCATGCCGCCGCCGGAGCCGCATTGGCTCGAGGTCGCGCGCGAGGAATTCCCGGCGGCGGACGGCTGGCCGGCCTATGCCTTCGTAACGTTGGAGCGGATCGAGCGATGA
- the lspA gene encoding signal peptidase II: MSTLATNRRAYRLWGFAIAAIVLAIDLFVKGLVMGPLALRTRPEGQIELLPFFRLTFTKNFGVSLGMFTADSAEMRLALVAVTLTIAIVVLVWMLKERKLGDIAALALVLGGALGNIRDRALYGYVIDYADLHFGEWRPFLIFNIADAAISLGVVIILARALFLREKPALHSDNQESGPAPTADGTAAETK; this comes from the coding sequence ATGAGCACGCTCGCCACCAATCGCCGCGCCTATCGCCTTTGGGGCTTTGCGATCGCCGCGATCGTGCTGGCGATCGACCTGTTCGTGAAAGGACTGGTGATGGGCCCGCTGGCGCTGCGCACCCGGCCCGAAGGCCAGATCGAGCTGCTGCCGTTCTTTCGCCTGACCTTCACCAAGAATTTCGGCGTTTCGCTCGGCATGTTCACCGCCGATTCGGCCGAAATGCGCTTGGCGCTGGTGGCGGTGACGCTGACCATCGCGATCGTGGTGCTGGTGTGGATGCTCAAGGAGCGCAAGCTGGGCGACATTGCCGCGCTGGCGCTGGTGCTGGGGGGCGCGCTCGGCAATATCCGCGACCGCGCGCTCTATGGCTACGTGATCGATTATGCGGACCTGCATTTCGGTGAATGGCGGCCGTTCCTGATCTTCAACATCGCCGATGCCGCGATCAGCCTCGGCGTGGTGATAATCCTTGCCCGGGCGCTGTTCCTGCGCGAAAAGCCCGCCCTACACAGTGACAACCAAGAAAGCGGCCCCGCCCCTACGGCGGACGGCACAGCCGCGGAGACCAAGTGA
- a CDS encoding GNAT family N-acetyltransferase, translating to MDGVTITHTDEGDHGTYYAHVEGSRFIGRLEWSKHDNVKVVEHTVVPPEIGGRGIAAVLLDALIADARAHGFKIDPKCSYAAAKFARHPEWADLVG from the coding sequence ATGGATGGCGTCACGATTACCCATACCGACGAGGGCGACCACGGGACCTATTACGCCCATGTCGAAGGCAGCCGCTTCATCGGCCGGCTCGAATGGTCGAAGCACGATAATGTGAAAGTGGTCGAACACACGGTGGTTCCGCCCGAGATCGGCGGGCGCGGGATCGCCGCCGTGCTGCTCGACGCGCTGATCGCGGATGCGCGCGCGCACGGCTTCAAGATCGACCCGAAATGCTCCTACGCCGCGGCGAAGTTCGCGCGGCATCCCGAATGGGCCGATCTGGTCGGTTGA
- a CDS encoding bifunctional riboflavin kinase/FAD synthetase encodes MMLDHRAPVPDRLRGAVVALGNFDGFHLGHQAVVGEAVEWARAEGRPAIVATFDPHPVRHFAPHVPPFRLTTLDQREELFSAAGADAMLVFHFDRELAATTAEDFVAKLLAERIGAAGVVTGEDFTFGKGRAGNRATLVALGAQYGIEARAVPPVIDGGLPVSSSRIRDALKAGECETATRLLTRPFAIRASVQHGDKRGRTIGFPTANMALGNYLRPRFGIYAVRGRILDSGEELLGAANLGIRPQFDPPLELLEPYFFDFSGDLYGREIEVSLISFLRPEAKFASLDDLVEQMARDCEQARGLLG; translated from the coding sequence ATGATGCTCGATCATCGCGCGCCCGTGCCCGACCGGTTGCGCGGCGCGGTGGTGGCGCTCGGCAATTTCGACGGCTTCCACCTTGGCCACCAGGCGGTGGTGGGCGAGGCGGTCGAATGGGCGAGGGCCGAAGGCCGCCCGGCGATCGTCGCGACCTTCGATCCGCACCCGGTGCGTCATTTCGCGCCGCATGTCCCACCGTTCCGCCTGACCACCCTCGACCAGCGGGAAGAGCTGTTCAGCGCCGCCGGAGCGGATGCGATGCTGGTGTTCCATTTCGACCGCGAGCTGGCCGCGACCACCGCCGAGGATTTCGTCGCGAAGCTGCTGGCCGAACGGATCGGGGCCGCGGGCGTCGTCACCGGCGAGGATTTCACCTTCGGCAAGGGCCGCGCCGGCAATCGCGCGACGCTGGTCGCGCTCGGCGCCCAATACGGGATCGAAGCCCGCGCGGTCCCGCCGGTAATCGACGGCGGCCTGCCGGTCTCCTCCAGCCGCATCCGCGATGCGCTGAAGGCCGGCGAATGCGAGACCGCGACCCGCCTGCTGACCCGCCCCTTCGCGATCCGCGCGTCGGTCCAGCACGGCGACAAGCGCGGGCGGACGATCGGCTTCCCCACCGCCAACATGGCGCTGGGCAATTATCTGCGGCCGCGATTCGGAATCTATGCGGTGCGCGGGCGCATCCTCGATTCGGGCGAGGAGCTGCTCGGCGCCGCCAACCTAGGTATTCGTCCGCAGTTCGATCCGCCGCTGGAACTGCTGGAGCCGTATTTCTTCGATTTTTCGGGCGATCTTTACGGCCGCGAAATCGAAGTATCGCTGATTTCCTTCCTCCGCCCTGAAGCAAAGTTTGCCAGCCTCGACGATCTCGTGGAACAGATGGCCCGCGATTGCGAACAGGCGCGGGGGTTGCTTGGATGA